A single region of the Aurantiacibacter sp. MUD11 genome encodes:
- the pspB gene encoding envelope stress response membrane protein PspB encodes MEELIIIPAIFIGLPWIVMHYITKWKTAATITTDDEALLEELYQLAKRLDERMDTVERLVASDNPDFQPARITHNKAIDNVPLRELEEMLAEKKGERA; translated from the coding sequence GTGGAAGAACTCATCATCATTCCGGCCATCTTTATCGGCCTGCCGTGGATCGTGATGCACTACATCACCAAGTGGAAGACCGCTGCCACCATCACCACCGATGACGAGGCGCTGCTGGAAGAACTCTACCAGCTCGCCAAGCGCCTGGACGAACGGATGGACACGGTCGAGCGCCTGGTCGCTTCGGATAACCCCGACTTCCAGCCCGCCCGCATCACCCACAACAAGGCCATCGACAACGTACCGCTGCGCGAGCTGGAGGAAATGCTCGCCGAAAAGAAAGGAGAACGCGCATGA
- a CDS encoding PspC domain-containing protein — protein sequence MTQLDRRNDAVRPAGSKKFRLDRADAKVAGVCGGIAKYFGINPLVVRGIFLAGTLFGFGSFLIIYLAIWLLAD from the coding sequence ATGACCCAGCTGGACCGTAGAAACGATGCCGTCCGCCCGGCAGGTTCGAAGAAATTCCGCCTCGACCGTGCGGACGCGAAGGTGGCCGGTGTTTGCGGCGGTATCGCCAAGTACTTCGGGATCAACCCGCTGGTTGTGCGGGGCATCTTCCTGGCAGGTACGCTGTTCGGTTTCGGCAGCTTCCTGATCATCTATCTCGCGATCTGGCTGCTGGCCGACTGA
- the grxD gene encoding Grx4 family monothiol glutaredoxin, giving the protein MSDTNERISKLVGENDVVLFMKGTPLFPQCGFSNRAVSILDHCNVQFESVDVLQDMEIRQGIKAYSDWPTIPQLYVKGEFVGGSDIMMEMFEAGELQQLLDEKQVAKAS; this is encoded by the coding sequence ATGTCGGATACCAACGAACGCATCTCCAAGCTGGTCGGCGAAAATGACGTCGTCCTGTTCATGAAGGGCACTCCGCTCTTCCCGCAATGCGGCTTTTCCAACCGCGCCGTCTCGATCCTCGATCACTGCAACGTGCAGTTCGAGAGCGTCGATGTGCTGCAGGACATGGAAATCCGCCAGGGCATCAAGGCCTATTCGGACTGGCCCACCATTCCGCAGCTCTACGTGAAGGGCGAATTCGTCGGCGGCAGCGACATCATGATGGAGATGTTCGAAGCCGGCGAACTGCAGCAGCTGCTGGACGAGAAGCAGGTCGCCAAGGCGTCCTGA
- a CDS encoding isopropylmalate isomerase, translated as MTDSFPKKAAIAGAIGSAAVAAALLYVNRRKKKGNEPDQLPPIPSGEKPETD; from the coding sequence ATGACAGACAGTTTTCCCAAGAAGGCCGCCATCGCCGGCGCCATCGGTTCGGCGGCCGTTGCCGCTGCCCTGCTGTACGTGAACCGCCGCAAGAAGAAGGGCAACGAGCCGGATCAGCTCCCGCCCATCCCCAGCGGCGAAAAGCCGGAAACCGACTGA
- the pspA gene encoding phage shock protein PspA has product MERLRTSPTPTANSLNIGGPLMGIFSRTRDIIAANFNELLDQADDPSKMIRMIILEMEETLVEVRASAARTIADQKEMHRHTVKLDRLQADWTEKAQLALSKDREDLARAALMEKRKAADMAEQLKQEIKVLDDALRAYEQDIAKLQNRLREARSRQAQIAARLESAENRVKLRSLMTSDRVEEAHTRFDQLERRVDYAEGRAEALGIAQEGQKTLADEFAALEGSEKVDDELEEMKRALGKGSDAKKDEGE; this is encoded by the coding sequence ATCGAGCGGCTGCGCACCAGCCCCACTCCCACGGCCAATTCGCTCAATATCGGAGGTCCCTTGATGGGCATTTTCTCTCGTACACGCGATATTATCGCCGCCAATTTCAACGAACTTCTCGACCAGGCTGACGACCCGTCGAAGATGATCCGCATGATCATCCTCGAAATGGAGGAAACGCTGGTGGAAGTCCGGGCCAGCGCCGCGCGCACGATTGCCGACCAGAAGGAAATGCATCGCCACACGGTCAAGCTGGACCGGCTGCAGGCCGACTGGACCGAAAAGGCGCAGCTGGCGCTGTCGAAGGACCGCGAGGACCTGGCCCGCGCCGCGCTTATGGAAAAGCGCAAGGCCGCCGACATGGCCGAGCAGCTGAAGCAGGAGATCAAGGTGCTCGACGACGCGCTGCGCGCCTACGAGCAGGACATCGCCAAGCTGCAGAACCGCCTGCGCGAAGCCCGTAGCCGGCAGGCGCAGATCGCCGCCCGCCTCGAAAGCGCGGAAAACCGCGTGAAGCTGCGCAGCCTGATGACCAGCGACCGGGTGGAAGAGGCGCATACCCGCTTCGACCAGCTGGAACGCCGCGTCGACTACGCCGAAGGCCGCGCCGAGGCCCTGGGCATCGCCCAGGAAGGGCAGAAGACACTCGCCGACGAATTCGCGGCCCTCGAAGGCAGCGAGAAGGTCGACGACGAACTGGAGGAAATGAAGCGCGCGCTTGGAAAAGGCAGCGACGCCAAGAAGGACGAAGGGGAATAA
- a CDS encoding BolA/IbaG family iron-sulfur metabolism protein, with protein MPMPAAQIEALIKAAIPDATVEIEALVDDNDHWLARVTSAEFAGKSRVQQHKMVHAALGGRLGGELHALQLHTSVPN; from the coding sequence ATGCCAATGCCCGCCGCCCAGATCGAGGCGCTGATCAAGGCCGCCATCCCCGATGCGACGGTCGAGATCGAGGCGCTGGTCGATGATAACGACCATTGGCTGGCTCGCGTTACCTCGGCAGAGTTCGCCGGGAAAAGCCGCGTGCAGCAGCACAAGATGGTCCACGCGGCACTGGGCGGAAGGCTCGGCGGTGAACTCCACGCCTTGCAACTGCACACCAGCGTGCCCAACTGA
- a CDS encoding YbaN family protein: MTRPLWVAAGFVLFALGWIGMVMPMMPGFVFLLGALYCFARGNPALEKWMLEHPTYGPALRNWRDHRRIARKSKVAALSVMVLAGVLSGVFAGFPVAIVPIAIMTLVAGWIWTRPE; the protein is encoded by the coding sequence ATGACGCGGCCGTTATGGGTAGCGGCTGGTTTCGTGCTGTTTGCGCTGGGGTGGATCGGCATGGTGATGCCGATGATGCCCGGCTTCGTCTTCCTGCTGGGTGCGCTTTACTGCTTCGCCCGCGGTAATCCCGCGTTGGAGAAATGGATGCTGGAGCATCCCACCTACGGCCCCGCCCTGCGCAACTGGCGCGACCATCGCCGCATTGCCCGAAAGAGCAAGGTGGCCGCTCTCTCCGTCATGGTGCTGGCCGGGGTGCTGTCAGGCGTGTTCGCAGGCTTCCCGGTGGCGATCGTGCCGATTGCCATCATGACGCTGGTGGCGGGCTGGATCTGGACCCGGCCAGAGTAG
- a CDS encoding queuosine precursor transporter: MDSDPLKPVDPMPEHARFRYFDLVMAAFVVVLVLSNVIGAAKLSTVAGFTFGAGILFFPLSYVIGDVLTEVYGYARARRVIWTGFAALVFMAVMSFVVVELPPAASWTGQEAYESVFGQVPRIVLASVTAFWAGEFVNSYVMAKMKVWTQGKALWSRTIGSTVVGQGVDSLLFYPIAFLGVWETSDVLLVMVTNWALKVGWEAALTPVTYRVVGFLKKREGVEIFDTDTDFSPFAARDSR; encoded by the coding sequence ATGGACAGTGATCCCCTGAAACCCGTCGATCCGATGCCGGAACACGCGCGGTTCCGATATTTCGATCTCGTGATGGCCGCCTTCGTGGTGGTGCTGGTGCTGTCCAACGTGATCGGGGCGGCAAAGCTCTCCACCGTCGCGGGTTTCACTTTCGGGGCGGGCATCCTATTCTTCCCGCTCTCCTACGTGATCGGCGACGTGCTGACCGAGGTTTACGGCTATGCCCGCGCGCGCCGGGTAATCTGGACCGGCTTTGCCGCCCTCGTCTTCATGGCCGTGATGAGCTTCGTGGTGGTCGAACTGCCCCCGGCGGCCAGCTGGACCGGGCAGGAGGCCTACGAGTCGGTATTCGGCCAGGTGCCGCGGATCGTGCTCGCCTCGGTCACCGCCTTCTGGGCAGGCGAATTCGTCAATTCCTACGTGATGGCGAAGATGAAGGTCTGGACACAGGGCAAGGCTCTGTGGAGCCGTACCATCGGCTCGACCGTGGTCGGCCAGGGCGTCGACAGCCTGCTGTTCTATCCCATTGCCTTCCTCGGCGTCTGGGAGACTAGCGATGTGTTGCTGGTGATGGTGACGAACTGGGCGTTAAAGGTCGGCTGGGAAGCCGCGCTGACGCCGGTCACCTATCGCGTTGTCGGCTTCCTGAAGAAGCGCGAGGGCGTCGAGATCTTCGATACCGACACCGATTTCTCTCCCTTCGCGGCACGCGACAGCCGCTGA
- a CDS encoding sterol desaturase family protein, translating into MSEIVVPVLIVLATIVAMEWVAWASHKYIMHGFGWGWHRDHHEPHDNVLEKNDLYAVVGAAMSISMFALGSPMVMGANAWWPATWIGLGILGYGIIYTLVHDGLVHQRYFRWVPKKGYAKRLVQAHKLHHATIGKEGGVSFGFVFARDPAKLKAELKRQREAGIAVVRDSAGA; encoded by the coding sequence ATGAGCGAAATCGTCGTCCCTGTCCTGATCGTGTTGGCCACCATCGTCGCGATGGAGTGGGTCGCTTGGGCGAGCCACAAGTACATCATGCACGGCTTCGGCTGGGGCTGGCACCGCGACCATCACGAACCGCACGACAACGTGCTGGAGAAGAACGATCTCTACGCCGTGGTCGGCGCGGCGATGAGCATTTCCATGTTCGCGCTGGGCAGCCCCATGGTGATGGGGGCGAATGCCTGGTGGCCCGCCACCTGGATCGGCCTCGGTATCCTGGGTTACGGCATCATCTATACGCTGGTGCACGACGGGCTGGTTCACCAGCGCTATTTCCGCTGGGTGCCCAAGAAGGGCTACGCCAAGCGGCTGGTGCAGGCACACAAGCTGCACCACGCCACCATCGGCAAGGAGGGCGGGGTGAGCTTCGGCTTCGTCTTCGCCCGCGATCCGGCCAAGTTGAAGGCCGAGCTGAAGCGCCAGCGTGAAGCCGGCATCGCCGTGGTGCGCGACAGCGCCGGCGCCTGA
- a CDS encoding DUF1476 domain-containing protein: protein MTDFKDRERAEEAKFAMDEETAFRVAARRNRLLGEWAAGVMNLTPEETEAYKKAVVQADFEEAGDEDVIRKLLGDLTGAGCDVDEAQVRAQLEEKAIEAKRQLMSES, encoded by the coding sequence ATGACCGATTTCAAGGATCGCGAACGCGCCGAAGAAGCCAAGTTCGCCATGGACGAGGAAACCGCCTTCCGCGTGGCCGCGCGCCGCAACCGCCTGCTGGGCGAATGGGCCGCTGGCGTGATGAACCTCACTCCGGAAGAGACCGAGGCCTACAAGAAGGCCGTGGTGCAGGCCGACTTCGAGGAAGCCGGCGACGAAGACGTGATCCGCAAGCTGCTGGGCGACCTGACCGGGGCCGGCTGCGACGTCGACGAGGCGCAGGTGCGCGCGCAGCTGGAAGAAAAGGCCATCGAGGCCAAGCGCCAGCTGATGAGCGAGTCCTAA
- a CDS encoding sterol desaturase family protein: MDGFADNLALERFGDFLSAQALLIYCVLVVAFAMVELALPDRQRGRAVAGKRNVVNFALGLIGMGLLGLFPVGTLASALLAREEQWGLFNHVDAHPVLVLLAAIATQTFVLYWIHRATHAFRPLWRIHRVHHADTTLDLSTGLRHHPVEVLLTAPFHYAVVIALGLPVWAALLTDFLMFAGSLFKHLDIALPRRLERALGTIFATPALHRYHHSEKVAETDSNFGNLVIIWDRLFGTYHAPQPQGPARIGLGTEHDGVADRLGWQLRLPLQDPPRKFP, encoded by the coding sequence ATGGACGGTTTTGCCGACAATCTGGCACTCGAGCGGTTCGGCGACTTTCTGAGCGCCCAGGCCCTGCTGATCTATTGTGTCCTGGTGGTCGCCTTCGCCATGGTCGAATTGGCCTTGCCGGATCGCCAGCGCGGCCGGGCGGTCGCGGGCAAGCGCAATGTGGTGAACTTCGCACTCGGCCTTATCGGCATGGGATTGCTGGGCCTTTTCCCCGTGGGCACGCTGGCATCGGCCCTGCTCGCACGCGAGGAGCAGTGGGGCCTGTTCAACCACGTTGACGCCCATCCGGTGCTGGTGCTGCTGGCGGCGATCGCGACGCAGACCTTCGTGCTCTACTGGATTCACCGCGCCACCCATGCATTCAGGCCGCTGTGGAGAATCCACCGCGTACACCATGCCGACACCACGCTCGACCTGTCGACCGGCCTGCGCCACCACCCGGTGGAGGTGCTGCTGACTGCCCCGTTCCACTACGCCGTGGTCATCGCCCTCGGCCTGCCCGTCTGGGCTGCGCTGCTGACGGACTTCCTGATGTTCGCGGGATCGCTGTTCAAGCACCTCGATATCGCCTTGCCGCGCCGACTTGAGCGGGCGCTCGGCACCATCTTCGCCACTCCGGCGCTGCACCGCTACCATCATTCCGAGAAGGTGGCGGAAACCGACTCCAATTTCGGCAATCTCGTGATCATATGGGACAGGCTGTTCGGCACCTATCACGCCCCGCAACCGCAAGGTCCGGCGCGGATCGGCCTGGGCACCGAGCACGACGGCGTGGCCGACCGGTTGGGATGGCAATTGCGGTTGCCATTGCAGGACCCTCCGAGAAAATTCCCATAG
- a CDS encoding SufE family protein, whose product MRSLQDIHEEYDFLDGDERYRLLIELGRELDPMPAALKTDATLVRGCSAQVWVYPTGEADKLHFLADSNAAITKGIVALVISAVQDRPAQEVAGMDVMGALEPFDLKNQLSSNRTQGVPNMIALVQEHAARIAGG is encoded by the coding sequence ATGCGATCACTCCAGGACATTCACGAAGAATACGACTTCCTCGACGGCGACGAGCGCTATCGCCTGCTGATCGAGCTGGGCCGCGAGCTGGACCCGATGCCCGCCGCGCTCAAGACCGACGCCACGCTGGTGCGCGGCTGCTCGGCGCAGGTCTGGGTCTATCCCACCGGTGAGGCCGACAAGCTGCATTTCCTGGCGGACAGCAACGCCGCGATCACCAAGGGCATCGTCGCACTGGTGATTTCCGCCGTGCAGGACAGGCCCGCACAGGAAGTCGCCGGCATGGACGTCATGGGCGCGCTGGAGCCCTTCGACCTGAAGAACCAGCTATCCTCCAACCGCACGCAGGGCGTGCCCAACATGATCGCGCTGGTGCAGGAACACGCCGCGCGCATCGCAGGCGGCTGA
- a CDS encoding YqaE/Pmp3 family membrane protein has product MAILILIATVLIPPLGVAAKHGFTGTTLLNLVLTLLGYIPGVIHGLYVNYAK; this is encoded by the coding sequence ATGGCAATTCTGATCCTTATCGCCACCGTCCTCATCCCGCCGCTGGGCGTTGCCGCCAAGCACGGTTTCACGGGGACGACACTGCTGAACCTCGTGCTGACGCTGCTGGGCTACATCCCTGGCGTGATCCACGGGCTCTATGTGAACTACGCGAAGTAA
- the leuD gene encoding 3-isopropylmalate dehydratase small subunit, translated as MAKAVSKVDQVEGRAIPFGRKNVDTDLIIPARWLKTVSREGLGQGAFEAVRADNPDNIFDQPEFANAPILIAGDNFGCGSSREHAAWALLDMGVRAVIAPSFSDIFAGNAFKNGILTVALPQDQVDRLLEVAATDPITIDLESQTVTTPFQDRFAFDIDPFRKYCLLEGLDEVGLTLTRNEAIADYEQRLAADKPWLVRGTGIAA; from the coding sequence ATGGCCAAGGCCGTGTCGAAGGTGGACCAGGTTGAAGGGCGGGCGATTCCGTTCGGGCGCAAGAACGTCGACACCGACCTGATCATCCCTGCCCGCTGGCTGAAGACCGTCAGCCGCGAAGGCCTGGGCCAGGGTGCGTTCGAAGCCGTGCGCGCCGATAACCCCGACAACATATTCGACCAGCCTGAATTCGCCAATGCGCCGATCCTGATCGCGGGCGACAATTTTGGCTGTGGCTCCAGCCGTGAACATGCCGCCTGGGCGCTGCTCGACATGGGCGTGCGCGCCGTGATCGCGCCCAGCTTCTCCGACATCTTCGCCGGCAACGCGTTCAAAAACGGCATCCTGACCGTGGCCTTGCCGCAGGACCAGGTGGACCGTCTGCTGGAAGTCGCGGCGACCGATCCGATCACCATCGATCTCGAATCGCAGACGGTGACCACGCCGTTCCAGGATCGCTTCGCCTTCGACATCGACCCCTTCCGCAAGTACTGCCTGCTGGAAGGGCTGGACGAAGTCGGCCTGACTTTGACCCGCAACGAAGCGATTGCAGACTACGAACAGCGACTGGCCGCGGATAAGCCCTGGCTGGTACGCGGCACCGGGATTGCAGCCTGA
- the pspC gene encoding envelope stress response membrane protein PspC, with the protein MNSPRTTLYRDKVNAKLMGVCAGIADYTGVHVLWVRLAAIFLMFATSGGVIPAYLIAGLLLNKKPAHLYGAPEENQYWQRVRQSPRRTAREIRAQMKDVDRRLAEVETYYVSANPRLSQEIEQLR; encoded by the coding sequence ATGAACAGCCCCCGCACCACGCTTTACCGGGACAAGGTGAATGCCAAGCTGATGGGCGTGTGCGCAGGCATCGCCGACTACACCGGCGTGCATGTCCTGTGGGTTCGCCTGGCCGCCATCTTCCTGATGTTCGCCACCAGCGGCGGTGTCATCCCGGCATATCTCATCGCCGGCCTGCTGCTGAACAAGAAGCCCGCGCATCTCTACGGCGCGCCGGAAGAGAACCAGTACTGGCAGCGCGTTCGCCAGAGCCCGCGTCGCACCGCTCGCGAAATCCGCGCGCAGATGAAGGACGTCGACCGGCGCCTGGCCGAAGTGGAAACCTACTACGTGTCCGCCAACCCGCGCCTGTCGCAGGAAATCGAACAGCTGCGCTGA
- the leuC gene encoding 3-isopropylmalate dehydratase large subunit, with protein sequence MASKPRTLYEKIFDAHVIERRDDGTCLVFIDRHLVHEVTSPQAFEALRMKDRTVRHPELTLAVPDHNLPTTARVDAEGKRIPIADKESREQLAALERNAPEFGVRYFDATAKQQGIVHVVGPEQGFSLPGTTIVCGDSHTACHGGLGAWAFGIGTSEVEHVLATQTLLLRPSKTMEVRVEGELGAGVTAKDLIMHIIGTIGTAGGTGHVIEYRGKVFEDMSIEGRLTVCNMSIEGGARGGMIAPDEKTFEYLKGRPLAPKGEEWDAAVAYWKTLYTDPDAEFDKSVVIDASEIEPSVTWGTSPEDVVPIGGVVPSPDSFADPSKQAAAQASLDYMGLEPGTPMREVEVQNIFIGSCTNSRIEDLRAAAEVLRGRKKHPNIKWGIVVPGSGLVKMQAEAEGLDKVFIDAGLEWREPGCSACLGMNPDKVPAGERSASTSNRNFVGRQGPGARTHLVSPAMAAAAAVTGRLTDVRDLVREPA encoded by the coding sequence ATGGCCAGCAAACCGCGCACCCTGTACGAGAAGATCTTCGACGCCCACGTTATCGAACGGCGCGACGATGGCACCTGCCTGGTCTTCATCGACCGGCACCTGGTGCACGAAGTCACCAGCCCGCAGGCGTTCGAAGCGCTGCGGATGAAGGACCGCACGGTCCGCCATCCCGAACTGACGCTGGCGGTGCCGGACCACAACCTGCCCACCACGGCGCGCGTCGATGCGGAAGGCAAGCGCATTCCCATCGCCGACAAGGAAAGCCGCGAACAGCTCGCCGCGCTGGAGCGCAACGCGCCCGAATTCGGCGTGCGCTATTTCGATGCGACCGCCAAGCAGCAGGGCATCGTCCACGTTGTCGGCCCCGAACAGGGCTTCTCGCTGCCGGGCACCACCATCGTCTGCGGCGACAGCCACACGGCGTGCCATGGCGGCCTGGGCGCCTGGGCCTTTGGTATCGGCACCAGCGAGGTGGAGCACGTGCTCGCCACGCAGACGCTGCTGCTGCGCCCGTCGAAGACGATGGAAGTGCGCGTCGAGGGCGAACTTGGTGCCGGCGTCACCGCCAAGGACCTGATCATGCACATCATCGGCACGATCGGCACGGCGGGCGGCACCGGGCACGTGATCGAATATCGCGGCAAGGTGTTCGAGGACATGAGCATCGAAGGCCGCCTGACGGTCTGCAACATGAGCATCGAGGGCGGCGCGCGTGGAGGCATGATCGCGCCGGACGAAAAGACCTTCGAATATCTCAAGGGCCGCCCGCTCGCCCCCAAGGGCGAGGAATGGGATGCCGCTGTCGCCTACTGGAAGACGCTCTACACTGATCCCGACGCCGAGTTCGACAAGTCGGTGGTGATCGACGCCTCCGAGATCGAGCCGAGCGTGACCTGGGGCACCAGCCCGGAAGACGTGGTGCCGATCGGCGGCGTGGTTCCCTCGCCCGACAGCTTTGCCGACCCGTCGAAGCAGGCCGCCGCGCAGGCGAGCCTCGACTACATGGGCCTGGAGCCCGGCACCCCGATGCGCGAGGTGGAGGTACAGAACATCTTCATCGGCAGTTGCACCAACAGCCGCATAGAAGACCTGCGCGCCGCCGCCGAAGTGCTGCGCGGTCGCAAGAAGCACCCCAACATCAAGTGGGGCATCGTCGTCCCAGGCTCGGGCCTGGTGAAGATGCAGGCCGAAGCCGAAGGGCTGGACAAGGTGTTCATCGACGCCGGCCTCGAATGGCGCGAACCGGGCTGCTCGGCCTGCCTCGGCATGAACCCTGACAAGGTGCCTGCCGGTGAACGCAGCGCATCCACCAGCAACCGCAATTTCGTCGGTCGCCAGGGGCCGGGTGCGCGCACCCACCTCGTCAGCCCGGCGATGGCCGCGGCTGCGGCAGTGACCGGCCGCCTCACCGACGTGCGCGACCTGGTGCGTGAGCCAGCGTAA
- a CDS encoding SOS response-associated peptidase, producing the protein MCNLYKMSKSQDEVAHFFDAIAQDLSVGPAGNAPEMVYPGYPGMVLTDGKLGQMTWGFPLQRKGAKGQPLKPKPVNNARSDKLSSPFWSASFRERRCLIPVSAFAEAEGPRGGKTRTWLSLPDCDLMAMAGLWRDTAEWGAAYTMVITEPNEQVRSVHDRMPVILPPDAWQQWLHGTPQEAFQLCRPYAGAMQIDRTDEPWAGRR; encoded by the coding sequence ATGTGCAACCTCTACAAGATGTCCAAGTCGCAGGACGAGGTGGCGCATTTCTTCGATGCCATCGCGCAGGACCTGTCGGTCGGCCCGGCGGGCAATGCGCCCGAAATGGTCTATCCCGGATATCCCGGCATGGTGCTGACCGACGGCAAGCTGGGGCAGATGACCTGGGGCTTCCCGCTCCAGCGCAAGGGCGCCAAGGGCCAGCCGCTGAAGCCGAAGCCGGTCAACAATGCCCGGTCGGACAAGCTTTCCAGCCCCTTCTGGTCCGCCAGCTTCCGCGAACGGCGCTGCCTGATCCCGGTCTCCGCCTTTGCCGAAGCCGAGGGGCCTAGGGGCGGCAAAACCCGCACGTGGCTATCCTTGCCGGACTGCGACCTGATGGCGATGGCGGGCCTGTGGCGCGATACTGCCGAATGGGGCGCGGCATATACCATGGTGATCACCGAACCCAACGAGCAGGTGCGCAGCGTGCACGATCGCATGCCGGTAATCCTGCCCCCGGACGCGTGGCAGCAATGGCTGCACGGCACCCCGCAAGAAGCCTTCCAGCTTTGCCGGCCCTATGCCGGCGCGATGCAGATCGATCGCACGGACGAGCCCTGGGCGGGCCGGCGCTAG
- a CDS encoding DNA-deoxyinosine glycosylase: MSQRKSSFAPVVDEHTRVLILGSLPGERSLAEQRYYAHPRNLFWQLVGEVIGQDLAAMGYEDRLSRLLRSGIGLWDVVGSGRRQGSLDSAIREVKANPLGELVEGLPQLRAVAFNGQKAATLGQRLLAERAPELLRLPSSSPAYAAMRREEKQKHWLALRDFLETPRAEGH, translated from the coding sequence GTGAGCCAGCGTAAGAGCAGCTTCGCACCCGTCGTCGACGAACACACGCGGGTCCTGATCCTCGGCAGCCTGCCCGGCGAACGCTCGCTGGCCGAGCAGCGCTACTATGCCCATCCGCGCAACCTGTTCTGGCAGCTTGTCGGCGAAGTAATCGGGCAGGATCTGGCGGCAATGGGCTACGAGGATCGCCTGTCCCGGCTTCTCCGGTCAGGCATCGGTCTGTGGGACGTGGTCGGCAGCGGCCGCAGACAGGGCAGTCTCGACAGCGCCATCCGGGAGGTGAAGGCCAACCCGCTCGGCGAGTTGGTCGAGGGCCTGCCGCAACTGCGCGCCGTCGCCTTCAACGGCCAGAAGGCCGCCACTTTAGGGCAACGATTGCTGGCCGAACGCGCGCCGGAACTGCTGCGCCTGCCCTCCTCCAGCCCGGCCTATGCGGCGATGCGCCGGGAGGAAAAGCAAAAGCATTGGCTGGCATTGCGCGATTTTCTTGAAACACCGCGCGCCGAGGGCCATTGA
- a CDS encoding acyl-CoA thioesterase, producing the protein MSAKPFAIPIKILPDDIDFMGHVNNSRYLNWVQDVVLQHWQKLAPAEEVASKAWVAIKHEITYRRPAFLDDDVIAETVLEKIAGARSVYNTVIKRGEEVLAEVQSMWCCLDSETLRPARISRDVAERFFGLPRKQTPHLPE; encoded by the coding sequence ATGTCAGCCAAGCCTTTCGCAATTCCGATCAAGATCCTCCCCGATGACATCGATTTCATGGGGCACGTGAACAATTCCAGGTACCTGAACTGGGTGCAGGACGTGGTGCTGCAGCACTGGCAGAAGCTGGCCCCTGCTGAAGAGGTGGCGAGCAAGGCCTGGGTCGCGATCAAGCATGAGATCACCTATCGCCGTCCGGCCTTTCTCGATGATGACGTGATCGCCGAAACGGTGCTGGAAAAAATCGCCGGGGCGCGCAGCGTCTACAACACGGTGATCAAGCGCGGCGAGGAAGTGCTGGCGGAAGTGCAGTCGATGTGGTGCTGCCTCGACAGCGAGACGCTGCGCCCGGCGCGCATCAGCCGCGACGTGGCCGAGCGATTCTTCGGCCTGCCGCGCAAGCAGACGCCGCACCTGCCCGAATAA